One part of the Plasmodium yoelii strain 17X genome assembly, chromosome: 13 genome encodes these proteins:
- a CDS encoding PIR protein: MSVEVCKRFENVREWLSHEVIVGNNANINEKLKNYCDNGSCDASFGKVNAGCLYLFDEFFAGYEKFNSVAKRNINIVDYILIWLRYMLNLIKTGDNDIIYSFYETYINNGGTDNKYNKRIEGVSGYHNYKDLIDIKKNLMSIGIKAMSKFYDAFILLCNICTGVNEEKKNCDNYLEKANEFAKKYDELNEDYYNGRDSPYNQLLSTLSDDYYNLQSICYDFPLLPTYSRKFVIKSTLIPIAFIFVAVSILLGIAYKYSLLGFRKRSQKQCLKERIKNIKKKLIINKLF, translated from the exons ATGAGTGTTGAAGTg tgtaaaaGGTTCGAGAATGTAAGGGAATGGTTATCTCATGAAGTGATTGTAGGAAATAATgcaaatattaatgaaaaattgaaaaattattgtGATAATGGATCATGTGATGCTTCTTTCGGAAAAGttaatgctggatgtttatatttgtttgatgAGTTCTTTGCGGGttatgaaaaatttaattctGTTGCAAAAAGAAacatcaatattgttgattacattttgatatggttaaggtatatgttaaaccttaTCAAAACTGGAGACAACGACATTATATACTCTTTTTatgaaacatatataaataatggtGGTACAGataataagtataataaGAGAATAGAAGGTGTTAGTGgttatcataattataaggatcttatcgatataaaaaaaaatttgatgaGTATTGGTATTAAAGctatgtctaaattttatgatgcatttatattattatgtaacatTTGTACTGGGGTTAAtgaagaaaagaaaaattgcGATAATTATTTAGAAAAAGCTAATGAATTtgctaaaaaatatgatgagcTTAATGAAGATTATTATAATGGTAGAGACAGCCCTTATAATCAATTATTATCTACATTATCAgatgattattataatttacaaAGTATATGTTATGATTTTCCATTACTTCCAACATATTCACGAAAATTTGTAATAAAAAGCACACTAATTCCAAttgcatttatatttgttgccgtatcaattttattaggaattgcatataag tattcgttacttggatttcggaaacgatctcaaaagCAATGTTTAAaagaaagaataaaaaatataaagaagaaactgatcattaataaattattctga